In Erigeron canadensis isolate Cc75 chromosome 6, C_canadensis_v1, whole genome shotgun sequence, the following are encoded in one genomic region:
- the LOC122602587 gene encoding wall-associated receptor kinase-like 2, with the protein MKLFQAYYLLIFMSLTVVVTSKEVPHYAKQGCNDMCGNVTIPYPFGIGINCAINEWYVVDCNSSTPYLSAVKNYEIIRVSLINQTITINTPKPTFSDCQNPVMNISQKINIIDLSRSPFLLSRRHNIFVSEGCGNAVMMDHENTVLTGCSTTCFNNTTFDDGNNCIGVSCCRATVPSYLKSYTIGITGLGGNTACGTAFVMDTSSYINRSISNSRSVASEDNFVPISLLWTLSVHDNDQVTCCPSNNKDKLIVRLDNHTIVDSWRCMHYSSYEGNVYLEDGCYAVPETTDTENECSKCRESGGSCNYDSNETIYDIDGFVYEQNSTCSYDKPRKSPLGVILGVSLSIGVLFLVAISYALYKLIRKIKDKRQRKKFFKRNGGILLKQQAQAHPSLIDKTILFTSHELEKATDNFNENRILGRGGQGTVYKGMLADGRIVAVKKSKIVDESQLQQFINEVVILSQVNHRNVVRLLGCCLETEVPLLVSEFISNGTLYDALHNDTNEFPISLSMRLQIATEVAGAFAYLHSATSIPIYHRDIKTTNILLDYKFRAKVSDFGTSRLVSIDQTHLTTLVKGTFGYLDPEYFQSSQFTEKSDVYSFGVVLVELITGERPISLTRFGDHRSLATHFTLAMEEGRVMSIFDGKMIKEATRDELRLIANLAMRCLNLNGKNRPTMKEVAVELETIRTSHIPSMVQKNILPVIYGEDLFMPSYDESTSTCLSFDTSQ; encoded by the exons ATGAAGTTATTTCAAGCTTACTATTTACTTATCTTCATGTCATTAACAGTAGTAGTGACATCCAAAGAAGTTCCCCATTACGCCAAGCAGGGGTGCAATGATATGTGTGGTAACGTTACGATTCCATACCCTTTTGGAATCGGAATAAACTGTGCTATCAACGAATGGTATGTCGTGGATTGCAACTCCTCGACACCATATCTGTCTGCAGTCAAAAACTATGAAATTATAAGAGTTAGCTTGATAAATCAAACAATCACAATTAATACACCAAAACCAACATTTTCCGACTGCCAAAATCCAGTTATGAACATCAGTCAGAAGATCAACATTATCGATCTCAGTAGGAGCCCGTTCCTGCTTTCCAGACGGCACAATATATTTGTTTCTGAGGGGTGTGGTAATGCTGTCATGATGGATCATGAGAATACTGTGCTAACCGGGTGTTCCACAACTTGTTTTAATAATACTACTTTTGATGACGGCAACAACTGCATTGGTGTCAGTTGTTGCCGTGCTACAGTTCCCAGTTATCTCAAGTCCTACACCATTGGTATCACCGGCTTGGGCGGTAATACGGCTTGTGGGACTGCCTTTGTGATGGATACAAGCTCATACATTAATCGGAGCATTTCAAACAGCCGATCTGTTGCTAGTGAAGACAATTTTGTTCCAATATCACTTTTGTGGACTCTATCAGTGCATGACAATGATCAAGTCACTTGCTGCCCTTCCAATAATAAGGATAAACTCATAGTCCGTCTTGATAATCATACTATAGTAGATAGCTGGAGATGCATGCATTATTCATCATACGAAGGAAATGTTTATCTAGAAGATGGATGCTATG CTGTGCCCGAGACTACGGATACGGAGAATGAGTGCTCAAAATGCAGGGAGAGTGGAGGTTCTTGTAATTATGACTCGAACGAGACGATATATGACATTGATGGTTTTGTTTACGAACAGAACTCTACTTGTAGCTATGATAAACCACGGAAATCACCTTTGGGTGTCATTCTAG GTGTTAGCTTAAGCATTGGTGTACTTTTTCTTGTGGCAATCAGCTATGCATTGTACAAATTGATCAGGAAAATAAAAGACAAGAGACAACGAAAGAAGTTTTTTAAACGCAATGGTGGTATATTATTAAAACAACAAGCACAAGCTCACCCATCTTTGATCGATAAAACCATACTTTTCACATCTCATGAGTTGGAGAAGGCAACCGACAACTTCAATGAGAACAGGATACTTGGCCGAGGAGGCCAAGGTACAGTGTATAAGGGGATGTTAGCTGATGGAAGGATTGTGGCGgttaagaaatcaaaaatagtagATGAAAGCCAACTACAACAGTTCATTAATGAGGTGGTCATTCTTTCCCAAGTCAATCACAGGAATGTCGTCAGATTATTGGGATGTTGCTTAGAGACCGAAGTTCCTCTGTTAGTGTCAGAATTCATTTCAAATGGTACGTTATATGATGCTCTTCACAATGATACTAATGAGTTCCCAATTTCTTTAAGTATGAGATTACAAATAGCCACCGAGGTTGCAGGAGCATTTGCTTACTTACATTCAGCAACTTCCATTCCTATATATCATAGGGACATCAAAACCACCAATATACTTTTGGATTATAAATTCAGGGCCAAAGTGTCCGACTTTGGAACTTCAAGGTTGGTATCAATCGACCAAACTCACTTGACTACCTTGGTCAAAGGTACTTTCGGTTACCTTGATCCTGAATACTTCCAATCTAGTCAATTTACTGAGAAAAGTGACGTATATAGTTTTGGAGTTGTTTTGGTTGAATTGATAACGGGAGAAAGGCCAATTTCATTAACTAGATTTGGAGATCATAGAAGTCTAGCTACACACTTTACGTTGGCTATGGAAGAAGGGCGTGTTATGTCTATATTTGATGGAAAGATGATTAAAGAGGCTACCAGGGATGAGCTTCGTTTAATAGCTAATCTTGCAATGCGATGCTTAAATCTGAATGGAAAGAATAGGCCAACGATGAAAGAAGTAGCTGTAGAGTTAGAAACTATACGAACATCACATATTCCATCTAtggttcaaaaaaatatattacctGTGATTTATGGGGAGGATCTATTCATGCCATCTTATGATGAATCAACATCAACTTGCTTGAGTTTTGACACTAGTCAATGA
- the LOC122602588 gene encoding wall-associated receptor kinase-like 2 gives MKLFQAYYILIFLSLRVASKEHGRYAKKGCRDMCGNVRIPYPFGIGPKCAVNKWYVVDCNSSTPYLHALNNYRFEIVSVSLKNQKITVNTPKPIFSDCQNPVTNNITQTNTIDLGGSPFWLSPSDNIFVYEGCGNAVLTDHGSTELTGCSTACLDNSSTRFDRNNNCFGIDCCQTSIPPDHYLKAYNISLITDLKFKQQGRDRASCGSAFVMDTSSYFNPSRSIAREDTFVPISLLWTLSQNDSHKVTCCPFQSMDKVIVNLGNGIPLDSRKCTSNVYYEGNPYIEDGCDVNDEGCANCTRNGGYCSSDPIYNIDGSVYKPNYHCKYFPNYKQRKSLLGVILGVSISMGVVFLVVISYAMYKLIRKTKDKRQRKKFFKRNGGILLKQQAEAHPSLVDKTILFTSRELSKATDNFNENRVLGRGGQGTVFKGMLMDGRIVAIKKSKVVDESQLEQFINEVVILSQVNHRNVVKLLGCCLETDVPLLVSEFISNGTLYDRLHNDIDEFPFSLNMRLQIATDVAGAFAYLHSATSIPIYHRDIKTTNILLDDKYRAKVSDFGTSRLVSMDQTHLTTMVKGTFGYLDPEYFQSSQFSEKSDVYSFGVVLVELITGEKPISLTRFGEHRSLATHFTFAMEEGRVMSILDAKMIKEATGNELHLIANLAMRCLNLNGKNRPTMKEVAIELETIQTSHIPSIIQTSVIPMIYGEDLAQPPYGESTSTFTSFNDSISK, from the exons ATGAAGTTATTTCAAGCTTACTATATACTTATCTTCCTTTCATTAAGAGTTGCATCAAAAGAACATGGCCGTTACGCCAAGAAAGGGTGCCGTGATATGTGTGGGAATGTTAGGATTCCGTACCCTTTTGGAATCGGGCCAAAGTGTGCAGTAAACAAATGGTACGTCGTGGATTGCAACTCCTCGACGCCATATCTACATGCACTCAATAATTACCGCTTTGAAATTGTAAGTGTTAgcttgaaaaatcaaaaaatcacaGTTAATACCCCAAAACCAATTTTCTCTGATTGCCAAAATCCAGTTACAAATAATATCACTCAGACAAACACCATCGATCTTGGTGGGAGCCCCTTCTGGCTCTCCCCATCAGacaatatatttgtttatgagGGGTGTGGTAATGCTGTATTGACAGATCATGGGAGTACTGAGCTAACGGGGTGTTCCACGGCTTGTCTCGATAACAGTAGTACTCGTTTCGACAGAAACAATAACTGCTTTGGTATCGATTGTTGCCAAACCTCAATTCCTCCTGATCATTATCTCAAAGCCTACAATATTAGCCTTATTACGGATTTGAAATTTAAGCAGCAGGGCAGAGATAGAGCTTCTTGTGGGTCTGCCTTTGTGATGGATACAAGTTCATACTTTAATCCGAGCCGATCTATTGCCAGGGAAGACACTTTTGTTCCGATTTCCCTTCTTTGGACTCTATCGCAGAATGACTCTCATAAAGTCACTTGTTGCCCTTTTCAATCTATGGATAAAGTCATAGTCAATCTGGGTAATGGAATACCATTAGATTCTCGGAAATGCACATCCAATGTTTATTACGAAGGAAATCCTTATATTGAAGATGGATGCGACG TTAATGATGAAGGGTGTGCAAACTGTACGCGAAATGGAGGTTACTGTAGTAGTGACCCAATATATAACATAGATGGTTCTGTTTACAAACCGAACTATCATTGCAAATATTTTCCTAATTATAAGCAGAGGAAATCACTCTTGGGTGTTATTTTAG GTGTTAGCATAAGCATGGGTGTAGTTTTTCTGGTGGTGATAAGCTATGCGATGTacaaattaataagaaaaacaaaagacaagAGACAAAGAAAGAAGTTTTTTAAACGCAATGGTGGAATACTATTAAAACAACAGGCAGAAGCTCACCCATCTTTGGTTGATAAAACCATACTTTTCACATCACGTGAGTTGTCGAAGGCCACTGACAACTTCAACGAAAACAGAGTTCTTGGTCGAGGAGGCCAAGGTACGGTGTTCAAGGGGATGTTAATGGATGGAAGGATTGTGGCAATTAAGAAATCAAAGGTGGTTGATGAAAGCCAATTAGAGCAGTTCATAAATGAAGTGGTCATTCTTTCTCAAGTTAATCACAGGAATGTGGTCAAACTTTTAGGATGCTGCTTAGAAACAGATGTTCCCCTGTTAGTTTCAGAGTTCATTTCAAATGGGACCTTGTATGATCGTCTTCACAATGATATTGATGAGTTCccattttcattaaatatgaGATTACAGATAGCTACCGATGTTGCGGGAGCCTTTGCTTACTTACATTCAGCAACTTCCATTCCTATATATCATAGGGACATCAAAACGACCAATATACTTTTGGATGATAAATATAGGGCCAAAGTGTCCGACTTTGGAACTTCAAGGTTGGTATCAATGGATCAAACTCACTTGACTACCATGGTAAAAGGTACGTTTGGCTACCTAGATCCTGAATATTTCCAATCTAGCCAATTTTCTGAGAAGAGTGACGTTTATAGTTTTGGAGTAGTTTTGGTTGAACTAATAACGGGGGAAAAGCCAATTTCACTAACTAGATTCGGAGAACACAGAAGTCTAGCTACACACTTTACGTTTGCTATGGAAGAAGGGCGTGTTATGTCCATTTTAGATGCAAAGATGATTAAAGAGGCTACCGGGAACGAGCTTCATTTAATAGCAAACCTTGCAATGCGATGCTTGAATCTGAATGGAAAGAATAGGCCAACAATGAAAGAAGTAGCTATAGAGTTGGAAACCATACAAACATCACACATTCCATCAATAATTCAAACGAGTGTCATACCCATGATATATGGGGAAGATTTAGCTCAGCCGCCATATGGCGAATCAACATCAACATTCACGAGTTTCAATGATAGCATTAGTAAATGA